In Candidatus Sysuiplasma acidicola, the genomic window CATGGAGGCGGGATTTGCTGGCTGATTCACACGACTCTGTCCATAATCCAGTTTGAAATAGTGATACACTGATCCGATTGTAGACTGAGTCTGGAGAGCGATACTTTAAGCGCTTGGGAACGCGCCAAAAGCGCATCCTCCTCCGCCGTCACCCCTTTTTGATCCCCAAGCACCATAAAAGACGGCGCCTTAAAAGTGACAACTGGCTCACCAAGTTCGCTAAGGTAGTATGTATTGCATCCCCCGCTAATGTGGTGCATTACTTCCTCCAGCGACTGATGGCTGAAATATACACCGGGACTCGATATTCCCTCTTCTAGTCTGGATGCCTTTACAAGGGCATTTCTGATCAGCGCAGCGGTTGATCTCTCGTCCGGATTCAGGTATCTCACCGAAGAGCCGAATACGGAAACACTCACCGGCCTATCGCCAGATGAGAGGCAGATCGTAATCGACGCGTCGCGCCGTATGCCGTTGGATATCAAAAGTGCAGAGGAAATGCATCTTGCAATGACATCAATCCTGCCACCGCTGCCTGGAAGATCATTGAGGCTGAAATCGCCGTCGGCGGGGACCGTGTGTGATATCACAACATAATGTCTGCTGCCCGGCTGTATTCCATTATCCATCCTGTGTTCCCTGATCCCTCATCTGCTTCATGAGCTGCCGCCTTATCTGCCTGTTACCGAGGAAACCCTTTACTGCACGCCTTGAAAGATTGTACTGTTTGAGCAATTCCCTGACCTG contains:
- a CDS encoding tRNA (pseudouridine(54)-N(1))-methyltransferase TrmY, which gives rise to MDNGIQPGSRHYVVISHTVPADGDFSLNDLPGSGGRIDVIARCISSALLISNGIRRDASITICLSSGDRPVSVSVFGSSVRYLNPDERSTAALIRNALVKASRLEEGISSPGVYFSHQSLEEVMHHISGGCNTYYLSELGEPVVTFKAPSFMVLGDQKGVTAEEDALLARSQALKVSLSRLSLQSDQCITISNWIMDRVV